A single genomic interval of Halogeometricum sp. S3BR5-2 harbors:
- a CDS encoding DUF4238 domain-containing protein — protein sequence MPERKNQHYVPQHFLKGWATDNVVNVLPLSEGEIFPNSIRKVCSRDYFYGNPPRVETELGKLEGHQHSPIKKLRNGADIGDLSGQEVKLLLSFITTQRSRTEAEREDIRSAEEFMRDAVKDDMEHDRYEGSVIWDSDLTEEEMEDTMVDASLLGTHHYIITQGIFGYTGIQDLEAEMLCNVTEREFIISDTPMVLDNPRYKPRYGAVPAGIGNRGLQIYCPIDQNRILLLYDPQIYRFKSNSRRQVLIKDPDVVDQINLTQFHNAENAVISSSSSEDYIQGLHSKIDEVRRREEITMPLETESMETVEVEKTPAYQAPKISPDIPGCTTMTHLQYDKRRPSCQAPKGQNLARRIFNEVGFPDAALIYAIRFFEEQLEL from the coding sequence ATGCCTGAGCGGAAGAACCAGCACTACGTACCCCAGCACTTCCTGAAGGGGTGGGCCACGGACAACGTGGTTAACGTCCTACCTCTCTCTGAGGGCGAAATCTTCCCCAACAGCATCAGGAAGGTCTGTTCACGCGACTACTTCTACGGGAATCCTCCAAGGGTCGAAACCGAACTCGGCAAATTAGAAGGACATCAGCACAGCCCTATCAAAAAGCTGCGTAACGGGGCCGACATTGGAGATCTCTCCGGCCAGGAGGTCAAGCTGCTTCTCTCTTTCATCACGACTCAGCGCTCGAGGACCGAAGCCGAGCGAGAAGATATCCGGAGTGCGGAAGAGTTCATGCGTGACGCGGTCAAAGACGATATGGAACACGACCGGTACGAAGGCAGTGTCATCTGGGACTCTGACCTTACCGAGGAAGAAATGGAGGACACGATGGTTGACGCCTCCCTTCTCGGAACACACCACTACATCATCACCCAGGGAATCTTCGGCTACACAGGGATCCAGGATCTCGAAGCTGAAATGCTGTGCAACGTCACCGAAAGAGAGTTCATCATCTCCGACACACCGATGGTCCTTGACAATCCTCGCTACAAACCACGGTACGGAGCAGTACCGGCAGGGATCGGCAACAGAGGGCTTCAAATCTACTGCCCCATCGACCAGAACAGGATACTACTCCTCTACGACCCACAGATCTACAGGTTCAAAAGCAACTCCCGGAGACAGGTCCTGATCAAAGATCCTGACGTCGTCGACCAGATCAATCTAACCCAGTTCCACAACGCAGAGAACGCCGTAATATCCAGCTCCAGCAGCGAGGACTACATTCAAGGCCTACACAGCAAGATCGACGAAGTACGCCGGAGAGAAGAAATCACGATGCCTCTGGAAACAGAATCCATGGAAACCGTAGAGGTAGAAAAGACTCCTGCCTACCAAGCACCAAAAATCTCTCCTGACATACCCGGCTGTACCACCATGACCCATCTCCAGTACGACAAAAGACGTCCCAGCTGCCAGGCACCGAAAGGCCAGAACCTGGCCCGCCGAATTTTCAACGAGGTCGGATTCCCTGACGCAGCACTCATCTACGCAATCAGATTCTTCGAAGAACAGCTGGAACTATAG
- a CDS encoding nucleic acid-binding protein, translating into MLELVGEICIPETVLTELERGSTDTSELEFTVEQVEYDDATYPYLDPGETAALVLCADRNTVLLTDDLDARKTAQDEGIEVHGSVGIILYAYSHSELSDATAKRVLRALKQDTNLYLSSPLVEHAIQLVESDEAGR; encoded by the coding sequence TTGCTTGAGTTGGTCGGAGAAATTTGTATCCCAGAGACGGTCCTCACAGAACTCGAACGCGGCTCGACAGACACCTCGGAATTGGAGTTCACCGTCGAGCAAGTCGAGTATGACGACGCGACGTATCCGTATCTCGATCCCGGTGAGACAGCCGCGCTGGTGCTGTGTGCGGATCGAAATACCGTGCTGTTGACCGACGACTTGGACGCTCGGAAGACTGCACAGGATGAGGGCATCGAAGTTCACGGGTCAGTAGGTATCATCCTGTACGCATACAGCCACAGCGAACTCTCTGACGCAACCGCAAAACGAGTGCTTCGAGCGCTCAAGCAAGATACGAATCTGTATTTGTCCAGCCCTCTCGTGGAACACGCGATCCAGTTGGTAGAATCCGACGAAGCAGGCAGGTGA
- a CDS encoding type II toxin-antitoxin system VapC family toxin, which produces MADPVETPIGTVTAEHFRPGSIRHQAVCGPKFLYALFNPEDQMHPVSRAFMDFVRDGDLPYRRLVVNDHIVDEAATRLKKQASMRNAATFLTTLDKSDLYQLESVTPEVFSDATDTFIEWTDLAASLTDFIVASHMAELEVDHILTYDRHYDAFDVTTLPYRRHE; this is translated from the coding sequence ATGGCAGACCCAGTTGAGACACCGATTGGGACGGTAACCGCTGAACACTTTCGACCGGGTTCGATTCGTCATCAGGCCGTCTGTGGCCCGAAGTTCCTCTATGCGCTGTTCAATCCGGAGGATCAGATGCATCCCGTCTCACGTGCATTCATGGATTTTGTCCGCGACGGCGACCTCCCATATCGGCGACTGGTCGTGAACGACCATATCGTCGACGAAGCTGCTACCCGACTCAAAAAACAGGCATCGATGCGAAACGCTGCGACGTTTCTGACGACGCTCGATAAGAGTGATCTCTATCAACTCGAATCAGTTACTCCGGAGGTATTCAGTGATGCGACAGACACGTTCATCGAGTGGACCGACCTCGCTGCATCCTTGACTGACTTCATCGTCGCGTCACACATGGCTGAGCTAGAGGTTGATCACATCCTCACGTACGACCGGCATTATGACGCCTTCGACGTAACGACGCTCCCCTATCGGAGACACGAGTGA